From a single Bryobacter aggregatus MPL3 genomic region:
- a CDS encoding RNA recognition motif domain-containing protein has translation MTNIYVGNLSFRTSEMDLEAAFAPYGAIEKVTIVKERETGRSRGFGFVEMPNADEAQRAIATMNGKDVGGRALQVNEARPREERGPRPGGGGGGYGRERREPRW, from the coding sequence ATGACGAACATTTATGTGGGGAATCTTTCCTTCCGCACAAGTGAAATGGACCTGGAAGCGGCTTTCGCTCCCTACGGTGCCATCGAGAAAGTAACGATCGTGAAAGAGCGTGAGACCGGCCGTAGCCGCGGCTTTGGTTTTGTGGAAATGCCGAATGCCGACGAGGCACAGCGTGCCATCGCAACCATGAATGGGAAAGACGTGGGTGGCCGAGCCCTCCAGGTAAACGAAGCGCGCCCTCGTGAGGAGCGCGGTCCTCGTCCTGGCGGTGGTGGTGGTGGCTATGGCCGCGAACGCCGCGAGCCGCGCTGGTAG